From Callospermophilus lateralis isolate mCalLat2 chromosome 5, mCalLat2.hap1, whole genome shotgun sequence, a single genomic window includes:
- the LOC143641740 gene encoding olfactory receptor 14C36-like yields the protein MVTEFLLLGSPDGWDLSFLYFTVFPMTYLGTLLGNLLIVTVTTADKHLHTPMYFFLRNLSILDMCYISITVPNACVNSLTGNRAISVTGCATQIFLVIFCAFVELLFLSIMAWDRYVAICQPLQYPLIMNPQICVRMTLASLLSGLLYAGVHTGNTFRLSYCQSNVVHQFFCDVPSLLRLSCSDTTSNMVLLLVSAVAVGGGSFGIIIMSYFHIFSTVLKFPTRAPGKAFSTCTPHILVFSLFLSSGSGVYLRSSATSDTLQDMVLSAFYTMVPPFLNPLIYSLRNKQVKDAVGRVMGHSCSQGNDKDVLS from the coding sequence ATGGTAACTGAATTTCTCCTCCTGGGCTCTCCTGATGGCTGGGATCTGAGTTTCCTCTATTTCACAGTATTCCCAATGACCTACCTGGGCACCTTATTAGGAAACCTTCTCATTGTCACTGTCACCACTGCTGACAAGCACCTGCAcacacccatgtacttcttcctcaggaACCTGTCCATCTTGGACATGTGTTACATTTCTATCACTGTCCCCAATGCCTGTGTCAACTCTCTCACTGGCAACAGGGCCATTTCAGTGACTGGCTGTGCAACACAGATCTTCTTGGTCATTTTCTGTGCATTTGTTGAACTTCTGTTTCTCTCCATCATGGCCTGggaccgctatgtggccatctgccaGCCCCTGCAGTACCCCCTCATCATGAACCCTCAGATTTGTGTCCGCATGACCTTGGCTTCCCTGCTAAGTGGTCTGCTGTATGCAGGTGTGCACACAGGGAACACATTCCGGCTGTCCTACTGCCAGTCAAACGTGGTCCACCAGTTCTTCTGTGATGTCCCCTCTCTGCTGAGGCTCTCCTGCTCTGACACCACCAGCAACATGGTCCTCCTTCTTGTCTCTGCTGTGGCAGTTGGTGGGGGATCCTTTGGTATAATAATCATGtcatattttcacatattttctacTGTGCTGAAATTTCCCACCAGAGCCCCAGGGAAGGCCTTCTCTACCTGCACCCCTCACATCCTCGTGTTTTCCCTATTCCTTAGTTCTGGCTCAGGTGTGTACCTGAGGTCCTCAGCAACCTCTGACACCCTCCAGGACATGGTTCTCTCTGCCTTCTACACAATGGTTCCTCCCTTCCTGAATCCTCTCATCTACAGTCTCAGGAACAAACAGGTAAAGGATGCTGTGGGGAGAGTAATGGGACACAGTTGTTCTCAGGGAAATGATAAAGATGTGTTATCATAA